AAGCTGTCCGTTCCGAGGTAATGGGTAACGTTTACAACACCCCCTGGGCCGTAGACGGTATCCTTGGACATGGGCGGAAGTGAGGGGGTTGTTGGCTTCGGAAAAACGCGGCTACCGAACTTGAGGGGATAATAACCCATGTTGTCAAAGGGTGTTACTAGCGGGCCCAGCAAGGCCAAGAGAGCCATGATAATAACTATTCCCATGCCAATCTTGAACTTGGTGTTCTTCACTGCGATTCGGAGAGTTCTTTTTAGTGACATTTAAGCTCCCTCCTCTGTATAACTCGCCCTAACTCTAGGATCTATAAATGCATAGAGCAGGTCTATCACGAAGTTGGCCGCCAGAACCGTCAGGATTATAACGAGAAATGCCCCTTGAATAAGGAAGTAATCTTGGTTCATTATTCCCTGCATCAGTATGTAACCTATGCCCGGATACGAAAAGACTACCTGAACTGTAACGTTTCCCGCTACCAAAAGACCGAGCTGAATGGCGAGTCCCGTAACCTGTGGAAGCATCGCGTTTTTGAATGCGTGTTTCATCAGCGTTCTGTTGCTTGCCCCAAGGGATTCCAGATAGCGAATGTAGTCAGCCTCCACCTCGTAAAGGATCATATTCCTCATCCCAATTGCCCACCCGCCAAGTTGGACCATAAAGAGGCTCAGGAAGGGAAGTATCCAGTGATAAAGGTAATCTTTTATGAACCTCCAGCTAAGGGAGGGAATTATACCGTAGCTGTAGGCCCCCGATATCGGGAACCATCCGAGCTTGAACGTGAAGAGATAAGACAGCAGAATTGCAAACCAGAAGTAGGGTGATGCCTGCAGGAAGTAGAAAACGGGCATTAAATAGCTGTCCAATTTTCGGTTTTTACCCGCTATAGCACCAAGCCAGTTGCCAACGAACCAGCTGGCCACGAGTGCCGGAAACAGAAGCGCAAGATCGTAGGGAATTGCATCCATTAAGATTTTACTCACGGGCTTGGGATAATAATAGATGCTTATTCCAAGATCACCATGGAGAACGGCGTTCCAGAAGGAGATGTACTGTTCCCACAGTGGTTTGTCAAGACCAAAGGCCTGAACGAAGTAGCTATGGAGGTATTTGGTCGCTTCAGGTAAAGTAGCAAACCTTGAGAGAAGAACTCCAATTGGATCCCCCGGCATTACCCTAGGGATTATAAAGTCTATCGTCACCGCAAAGAAAAACGTCAGCGTGTAAATGACTGTTTTTCGCAGGAGGTACCTTTTTATTCCTGTCATCTTGAATCCTCCTCAATTGTGAAAGGAAAAAAAGGAAGCTAAAACGATTACCTGCGTCTCCTCAAAAGTAGTGGAACTATTGCAAGGCCAAGTATCAAAGCGGGTCCGCAGATTCCACCCCCTCCCTGAGTCTTGGTAGCTTCTGAACTAGAACTGGAAGCTGCTGGAGACGGACTTGGGGTTGATGTTGAAGTTGAACTCTGTGTTGGGGTAGTCTTCACGGGCTTTATGCTCAAAAGAACCTTTATTCCACCCATCTGCCAGTAGTTCTGCCATGTTATTGGGAGCGCGTATGGGTTATGTTCCGTGGGCCAGTTAGTCCAGTACTGCGGGCTGGCTTCGAACCAAGCACCGTTATAAATGAGTGGTATGTACGGGAGATCCTTGAGGAATATCTCCTGAAGTTCGTGGTAGTACTGTATCTTCTTGTTCTCGTCTTTCTCTACGTTTATCAGGTGGAGCAACTCAGCCACGCGCTCGTTCTTGTACCTACCCCAGTTTCCTGAGTAGGTTGCCTTGCCAATCGGGGCGACGTTTGGGTCAAAAACCCAGTTGAACCACTGCCAGGGGGTTGCGTAAACCTGGCTTCCGAAGTTGTTGATGGCCATGTCAAACTGACCCTTGGTTATATCATCCCAGTACTTGCTGTAGTCTGGGAACTTTGGATCAACCCTAATTCCGACCATCTGAAGGTTCTCGCTTATAACCCTCGCCATCTCCATCCAGTCGGTCCAGCCGTAGGGGACCTCTATAGTAAATTTGAGCGGTTTTCCATCGGGGGTTTCCCTGTAGCCGTCACCGTTTATGTCCTTGTATCCGAGCTTATCGAGTATCTCGTTAGCCTTGGCCGGATCGTAGGTGAAACCGTATTCCTTAACTGCCTCAGGGTAGTATATCTTCTTGAAAACCGGATAGTCTATTAGCAGGCCGGTTGGATCAGCGGGTTTAACCTGATTCTGGGAGGCCCTAGCAGCTATCTCCTTCGGATTTATGGCATACGCCAACGCGCGCCTGAACTGCGGATCGTTGAGCGGTGCTTTCTGGTTGTTCAGAAAGAGGAAGGCAGTGTTTATTGGAAGGTGATACGGCTGTTTGTCGAACCACGTTACAATCCCGTATTGTGATTTGACGTCGGGAACGCCAGGAATGAAGAAGTTGCTCCAGTCAAGGTCGCCCTTAACGAGCATCGAGAGGGCAAGGTTGTTGCTGTA
The DNA window shown above is from Thermococcus sp. and carries:
- a CDS encoding ABC transporter permease yields the protein MTGIKRYLLRKTVIYTLTFFFAVTIDFIIPRVMPGDPIGVLLSRFATLPEATKYLHSYFVQAFGLDKPLWEQYISFWNAVLHGDLGISIYYYPKPVSKILMDAIPYDLALLFPALVASWFVGNWLGAIAGKNRKLDSYLMPVFYFLQASPYFWFAILLSYLFTFKLGWFPISGAYSYGIIPSLSWRFIKDYLYHWILPFLSLFMVQLGGWAIGMRNMILYEVEADYIRYLESLGASNRTLMKHAFKNAMLPQVTGLAIQLGLLVAGNVTVQVVFSYPGIGYILMQGIMNQDYFLIQGAFLVIILTVLAANFVIDLLYAFIDPRVRASYTEEGA
- a CDS encoding ABC transporter substrate-binding protein, encoding MRKLLVALIVGMFFLSIFGQSATATSQIQLPREETLYVGGGLWSQPNNFNPTVSWAAVTGTIGLIYETLFLYDPLQDKLEPWLAESGKWVSDNTYRVVLKKGLTWQDGKPLTAEDVKFTFDYAKEHQGLSYSPIWGWLKEVKVVDDRTVDFVFSEPHYEEWKYWLYNIAIIPKHIWQGIDKPESFANTENPIGSGMYKLYRTDQMRFILVRNDNWWGIKYYGKPAPKYIVYVIVYSNNLALSMLVKGDLDWSNFFIPGVPDVKSQYGIVTWFDKQPYHLPINTAFLFLNNQKAPLNDPQFRRALAYAINPKEIAARASQNQVKPADPTGLLIDYPVFKKIYYPEAVKEYGFTYDPAKANEILDKLGYKDINGDGYRETPDGKPLKFTIEVPYGWTDWMEMARVISENLQMVGIRVDPKFPDYSKYWDDITKGQFDMAINNFGSQVYATPWQWFNWVFDPNVAPIGKATYSGNWGRYKNERVAELLHLINVEKDENKKIQYYHELQEIFLKDLPYIPLIYNGAWFEASPQYWTNWPTEHNPYALPITWQNYWQMGGIKVLLSIKPVKTTPTQSSTSTSTPSPSPAASSSSSEATKTQGGGGICGPALILGLAIVPLLLRRRR